In Vigna unguiculata cultivar IT97K-499-35 chromosome 3, ASM411807v1, whole genome shotgun sequence, a single genomic region encodes these proteins:
- the LOC114175933 gene encoding uncharacterized protein LOC114175933, with translation MDRIQHKFVKVGDGLNLHVAEIGSGGNAVVFLHGFPEIWYSWRHQMIALADAGFRAIAFDYRGYGLSDPPSQPEKATWSDILNDLLHILQAFHIPKVFLVGKDFGARPAHLFSILHPERVLGVVTLGVPFIPPGPSLFHKLLPEGFYILRWKEPGRAEADFGRFDTKTVVRNIYILFSRSEIPIANEKQEIMDLVEPDTPLPSWFTEEDLATYGALYEKSGFQNALQVPYRSFDEVFNLPDNVVRVPALLIMGGKDYFLKFPGIEDLLTKGEKAREHAPNLEVTFIAEGTHFVQEQFPEQVNRLILDFLTKHT, from the exons ATGGATCGAATCCAGCACAAGTTTGTGAAGGTTGGTGATGGTCTCAATCTCCACGTCGCAGAAATCGGAAGCG GTGGAAACGCCGTCGTATTCTTGCACGGTTTCCCTGAGATATGGTACTCGTGGCGGCACCAGATGATAGCTCTTGCCGATGCTGGATTCAGAGCCATCGCCTTCGATTACAGAGGCTATGGTCTCTCCGATCCTCCATCCCAACCCGAGAAGGCCACCTGGTCCGATATTCTCAACGACCTCCTTCATATTCTTCAAGCTTTTCATATTCCAAAG GTGTTTCTTGTTGGAAAAGATTTTGGAGCTCGTCCTGCACATCTATTTTCCATTCTACACCCTGAAAGGGTCTTGGGAGTTGTTACATTGGGAGTTCCATTTATTCCTCCAGGACCCTCTCTCTTTCACAAACTCCTTCCCGAAGGCTTCTACATTTTGAGATGGAAG GAACCTGGGAGGGCAGAAGCTGATTTTGGACGCTTTGATACAAAAACTGTTGTGCGTAACATTTACATCCTCTTCTCCAGAAGTGAAATACCAATAGCTAATGAAAAGCAGGAGATCATGGATCTGGTGGAACCTGACACTCCTCTTCCCTCTTGGTTCACTGAGGAAGATCTTGCAACATACGGTGCCTTGTATGAGAAATCTGGATTCCAAAATGCATTGCAGGTTCCATATAG GTCATTTGATGAAGTGTTCAACTTACCAGATAACGTGGTTAGAGTTCCGGCACTTTTGATAATGGGTGGCAAGGATTATTTTCTGAAGTTTCCTGGGATTGAGGATTTATTAACAAAGGGTGAAAAAGCAAGAGAGCATGCTCCCAATTTGGAAGTTACATTTATAGCAGAGGGAACTCATTTTGTTCAAGAACAGTTTCCTGAGCAGGTGAATCGACTTATTCTGGATTTCCTTACCAAGCACACTTAG